In a single window of the Caulobacter soli genome:
- the mmcB gene encoding DNA repair putative endonuclease MmcB: MDVVIDLKPTRPETTDQVTRGGARFLVSLGYAPLAEVTLPNGRRADLMALGPKGDVLIVEVKSGLEDYRVDRKWPEYAPYCDAFYFAVSPDFPEGILPDEPGLIVADGFGGAVVREAPVAPLAPARRKALTLAFARLAALRAAGVNAERLSL, from the coding sequence ATGGACGTCGTCATCGACCTTAAACCCACGCGGCCCGAGACCACCGACCAGGTCACCCGGGGCGGGGCGCGGTTCCTGGTCTCGCTGGGCTATGCGCCCCTCGCCGAGGTCACCCTGCCCAATGGCCGACGCGCCGACCTGATGGCCCTGGGTCCCAAGGGCGACGTGCTGATCGTCGAGGTGAAGTCGGGGCTGGAAGACTATCGCGTCGACCGCAAGTGGCCGGAATACGCCCCCTATTGCGACGCGTTCTATTTCGCGGTGTCGCCGGATTTTCCCGAGGGGATTTTGCCGGACGAGCCGGGCCTGATCGTCGCCGACGGCTTCGGCGGCGCGGTGGTGCGCGAGGCGCCGGTCGCGCCCCTGGCCCCGGCGCGGCGCAAGGCGCTCACCCTGGCCTTCGCGCGCCTGGCCGCCCTGCGCGCCGCCGGCGTCAACGCCGAGCGGCTGTCTCTGTAG
- the recQ gene encoding DNA helicase RecQ, which produces MEAAREVLRRTFGHSDFRGLQAGVITELLEGRSALAVLPTGGGKSLCYQIPALVRPGLGLVVSPLIALMADQVAGLQQAGVAAERLDSNTLPAERSEIWRRIDDGRLDLLYLSPEGLMQPSMLERLSRLPLSLVAVDEAHCVSQWGHDFRPEYRMLGRLAEVFPHAPRLAVTATADARTRDDIRSELRLQGAAEFVDSFARHELALNAERKKGKGHERVIELVTERPNRAGVVYAGSRDSTEKLAEKLIGQGIPALAYHAGLDKAVRARRLEEFLEAEEAVMVATIAFGMGVDKPDVRFVIHADPPAAIEAYWQEIGRAGRDRQPAEGITLYSSADLAWAVRRIEAQSAPDEVKAVQLRKLRQFYAMLEGVTCRAAAVRRYFGEEGVERCGVCDICISPPTGVDATQAAQKALSAAHRMGGRFGRGRLVDHLLGKTKDVTQAEATMSTFGIGKEFSPQGWRDLIDTLVFEGLLKEDPNDGRPLIGLGDGEGVRQVYRGERPVSLRQQPATADSPGRSGAGKTARKRQALTVPLEDQALFEALRGWRREEAALQHVPPYVIFHDATLAEIAAARPATSGALAKAGGVGQGKLDRYGEAVLKVVRDN; this is translated from the coding sequence CTGGAGGCGGCGCGCGAGGTTCTGCGCCGAACCTTCGGCCACAGCGATTTCCGGGGCCTGCAGGCCGGGGTGATCACCGAGCTGCTGGAAGGCCGCAGCGCCCTGGCCGTGCTGCCCACCGGCGGCGGCAAGAGCCTGTGCTACCAGATCCCCGCCCTCGTCCGCCCGGGCCTGGGCCTGGTGGTCTCGCCGCTGATCGCCCTGATGGCCGACCAGGTGGCGGGCCTGCAGCAGGCCGGGGTCGCGGCCGAGCGCCTGGACAGCAACACCCTGCCCGCCGAACGGTCCGAGATCTGGCGACGCATCGACGACGGGCGCCTCGACCTGCTGTATCTGTCGCCCGAAGGCCTGATGCAGCCGTCGATGCTGGAGCGGCTGTCTCGCCTGCCCCTGTCGTTGGTCGCCGTCGACGAGGCCCACTGCGTCAGCCAGTGGGGCCATGACTTCCGTCCCGAATACCGCATGCTGGGCCGCCTGGCCGAGGTGTTCCCGCACGCCCCGCGCCTGGCCGTCACCGCCACCGCCGACGCCCGGACCCGCGACGACATCCGCAGCGAGTTGCGGCTGCAAGGCGCGGCCGAGTTCGTCGACAGCTTCGCCCGCCACGAACTGGCCCTGAACGCCGAGCGCAAGAAGGGCAAGGGCCACGAGCGGGTCATCGAGCTGGTCACCGAGCGCCCCAACCGCGCCGGCGTCGTCTATGCCGGCAGCCGCGACTCCACCGAGAAGCTGGCCGAGAAGCTGATCGGCCAGGGCATCCCCGCGCTCGCCTATCACGCCGGTCTGGACAAGGCCGTGCGCGCCCGGCGGCTGGAGGAGTTCCTCGAGGCCGAGGAGGCGGTGATGGTCGCGACCATCGCCTTCGGCATGGGCGTCGACAAGCCCGACGTCCGCTTCGTGATCCACGCCGATCCGCCGGCCGCCATCGAGGCCTATTGGCAGGAGATCGGCCGGGCCGGCCGCGACCGCCAGCCGGCCGAGGGCATCACCCTCTACAGCTCCGCGGATCTCGCCTGGGCCGTGCGCCGCATCGAGGCCCAGAGCGCGCCCGACGAGGTCAAGGCGGTGCAGCTGCGCAAGCTGCGCCAGTTCTACGCCATGCTGGAAGGCGTCACCTGCCGCGCCGCCGCCGTTCGTCGCTATTTCGGCGAGGAGGGGGTCGAGCGCTGCGGGGTCTGCGACATCTGTATTTCGCCACCCACCGGCGTCGACGCCACCCAGGCCGCCCAGAAGGCCCTGTCGGCCGCCCACCGCATGGGCGGCCGATTCGGGCGCGGCCGCCTGGTCGACCACCTGCTGGGCAAGACCAAGGACGTCACCCAGGCCGAGGCGACCATGTCGACCTTCGGCATCGGCAAGGAGTTCAGCCCGCAGGGCTGGCGTGACCTGATCGACACCCTGGTGTTCGAGGGCCTGCTGAAGGAAGACCCCAATGACGGCCGGCCGCTGATCGGCCTGGGCGACGGCGAGGGGGTGCGCCAGGTCTATCGCGGCGAGCGCCCCGTCTCCCTGCGCCAGCAGCCGGCCACCGCCGACAGTCCCGGTCGCTCGGGAGCCGGCAAGACCGCCCGCAAGCGCCAGGCCCTGACCGTGCCGCTGGAGGACCAGGCGCTGTTCGAGGCCCTGCGCGGCTGGCGGCGCGAGGAGGCGGCGCTGCAGCACGTGCCGCCCTATGTCATCTTCCACGACGCCACCCTGGCCGAGATCGCCGCCGCGCGACCAGCCACCTCCGGCGCCCTGGCCAAGGCCGGCGGCGTCGGCCAGGGCAAGCTCGACCGTTATGGCGAGGCGGTGCTGAAGGTGGTGCGCGACAACTAG
- a CDS encoding transglycosylase domain-containing protein — MANGAFGGNKPARPQRTPLQALLYWAVVLGVWGLIFIVAFFAVFASDLPDTSKLYDVKRQPSINYLDRSGALLAVRGSQYAPPVDLDALPPYVPAAFVAIEDRQFYHHIGFNPWGIARSLMWNLSHEGGPQRGGSTITQQLAKNLFLSPAQNYRRKAQELILAVWLELKFSKKQILALYMNRVYFGAGAYGIEAASQRYFNKPASQLTVGEAALLAGLMKAPARYSPVSASDRAARRATVVLDEMVRMKAITAAQRDQAFAEPVRVSATLANQRAQYFTDYVDAQVRSLVGEPTEDLVVETTLDLPIQVAAERSVQVGVDGHKAQGVQQAALVAIDGEGRIRAYVGGADYGETQFDRATSARRQAGSAFKPFVYLTAMDQGRNPSVVVNDEPVKIGNWEPKNYTNKYLGQMTLQTALAQSINTVAARLASEVGTSNVAATARRLGITSKIQLDPSMALGAVEVSPMEMAQAYAPFSNGGFLARGYGIERIRTTSGKVLYDHSVDKTQRPAVIGSPSLQYMNQMMRQVVAAGTGTRAKVAGYDIAGKTGTTSDYRDAWFVGYTGGFVTAVWTGKDDNTSMKKVTGGGAPAEIWHNFMAAALPRLKATPIPGGVIEPPPPATDDPIGDILTGPTGPEGPAAETPAPGTPAPEQLPY, encoded by the coding sequence ATGGCCAACGGCGCCTTCGGCGGGAACAAGCCGGCGAGACCTCAGCGCACGCCGCTGCAAGCCCTGCTCTACTGGGCGGTCGTGCTCGGCGTCTGGGGTCTGATCTTCATCGTCGCCTTCTTCGCGGTGTTCGCCAGCGACCTGCCCGACACCTCCAAGCTGTACGACGTCAAGCGTCAGCCCTCGATCAACTATCTGGATCGGTCCGGCGCCCTGCTGGCCGTGCGCGGCAGCCAGTACGCGCCCCCGGTCGACCTGGACGCGCTGCCGCCCTACGTGCCGGCCGCGTTCGTGGCCATCGAGGACCGCCAGTTCTATCACCACATCGGTTTCAACCCGTGGGGCATCGCCCGCTCGCTGATGTGGAACCTGAGCCATGAGGGCGGCCCCCAGCGCGGCGGCTCGACCATCACCCAGCAGCTGGCCAAGAACCTGTTCCTGAGCCCGGCCCAGAACTATCGCCGCAAGGCCCAGGAGCTGATCCTGGCCGTCTGGCTGGAGCTGAAGTTCAGCAAGAAGCAGATCCTGGCCCTCTACATGAACCGGGTCTATTTCGGGGCCGGCGCCTATGGCATCGAGGCCGCCTCGCAGCGCTATTTCAACAAGCCGGCGTCGCAGCTGACCGTGGGCGAGGCCGCCCTGCTGGCCGGCCTGATGAAGGCCCCCGCCCGCTACTCGCCGGTCTCGGCCAGCGACCGCGCCGCCCGCCGCGCCACCGTGGTGCTGGACGAGATGGTGCGCATGAAGGCCATCACCGCCGCCCAGCGCGACCAGGCCTTCGCCGAGCCCGTGCGGGTCTCGGCCACCCTGGCCAACCAGCGCGCCCAGTACTTCACCGACTATGTCGACGCCCAGGTGCGCTCGCTGGTCGGCGAACCGACCGAGGACCTGGTCGTCGAGACCACCCTGGACCTGCCGATCCAGGTGGCCGCCGAGCGCTCGGTCCAGGTCGGGGTCGACGGCCACAAGGCCCAGGGCGTGCAGCAGGCGGCGCTGGTCGCCATCGACGGCGAGGGCCGCATCCGCGCCTATGTCGGCGGCGCCGACTATGGCGAGACCCAGTTCGACCGCGCCACCAGCGCCCGTCGCCAGGCCGGTTCGGCCTTCAAGCCGTTCGTCTACCTGACCGCCATGGACCAGGGCCGCAATCCCAGCGTCGTGGTCAATGACGAGCCGGTGAAGATCGGCAACTGGGAACCCAAGAACTACACCAACAAATATCTGGGCCAGATGACCCTGCAGACGGCCCTGGCCCAGTCGATCAACACGGTCGCCGCGCGCCTGGCCAGCGAGGTCGGCACCAGCAACGTCGCCGCCACCGCGCGCCGCCTGGGCATCACCAGCAAGATCCAGCTGGACCCGTCGATGGCGCTGGGCGCGGTCGAGGTGTCGCCCATGGAGATGGCCCAGGCCTACGCCCCGTTCTCGAACGGCGGGTTCCTGGCCCGGGGCTACGGCATCGAGCGCATCCGCACGACCAGCGGCAAGGTCCTGTACGACCACAGCGTCGACAAGACCCAGCGCCCGGCGGTGATCGGCTCGCCCTCGCTGCAATACATGAACCAGATGATGCGCCAGGTGGTGGCGGCCGGCACGGGCACGCGGGCCAAGGTCGCGGGCTACGACATCGCCGGCAAGACCGGCACCACCAGCGACTACCGCGACGCCTGGTTCGTCGGCTACACGGGCGGCTTCGTCACGGCGGTGTGGACCGGCAAGGACGACAACACCTCGATGAAGAAGGTCACCGGCGGCGGCGCCCCGGCCGAGATCTGGCACAACTTCATGGCCGCGGCCCTGCCGCGCCTGAAGGCCACCCCGATCCCCGGCGGCGTGATCGAACCGCCGCCTCCGGCCACCGACGACCCGATCGGCGACATCCTGACCGGCCCCACCGGTCCGGAGGGCCCGGCGGCCGAAACGCCCGCCCCGGGCACCCCGGCGCCGGAGCAACTGCCCTACTGA
- a CDS encoding TIGR02300 family protein, whose product MANPELGAKQICPNCQSKFYDLGRRPAVCPKCGESFDPEEALKSRRVRARSVTPDYEDDAEKEAPPAKEVDGYEDEVDETPEIDEVAEEVVEADDDDSDPTVAPAPAADDLGVDFSEDEDLAEDEADDVPFLEDEDDEDVLDDEIEGLPGADDDD is encoded by the coding sequence TTGGCCAATCCCGAACTGGGCGCAAAACAAATTTGCCCCAACTGCCAATCGAAATTCTACGATCTGGGCCGCCGCCCGGCCGTTTGTCCCAAGTGCGGCGAGTCGTTCGATCCTGAAGAGGCGCTGAAGTCGCGCCGCGTTCGCGCTCGCTCGGTGACCCCGGACTACGAGGACGACGCCGAGAAGGAAGCCCCGCCGGCCAAGGAGGTCGACGGCTACGAGGACGAGGTCGATGAGACCCCGGAAATCGACGAGGTCGCCGAGGAAGTCGTCGAGGCCGACGACGACGACAGCGATCCCACCGTCGCCCCGGCCCCGGCCGCCGACGACCTGGGCGTCGACTTCTCGGAAGACGAGGATCTCGCCGAGGACGAAGCCGACGACGTTCCGTTCCTCGAGGACGAAGACGACGAGGACGTCCTGGACGACGAAATCGAGGGCCTGCCGGGCGCGGACGACGACGACTAA
- the aroA gene encoding 3-phosphoshikimate 1-carboxyvinyltransferase, with the protein MTAAGLKSTPGGALRGTVRAPGDKSISHRSMILGALASGTTTVEGLLEGADVLATAQAMRSFGARVEQEGVGRWRIEGQGGFVEPSDVVDCGNAGTGVRLIMGAAAGFALCATFTGDNSLRSRPMGRVLDPLARMGATWLGRDKGRLPLTLKGGNLRGLNYTLPMASAQVKSAVLLAGLHAEGGVEVIEPEATRDHTERMLRAFGAEVIVEDRASGDHTVRHIRLPAGQKLTGTHVAVPGDPSSAAFPLVAGLIVPGSEVTVEGVMLNELRTGLFTTLQEMGADLVISNVREASGEQVGDITARYSPNMKGVVVPPERAPAMIDEYPILAVAAAFAEGSTVMRGIGEMRVKESDRIALTAAGLKACGVTVEEEPEGMTVIGTARGNHPVRGGGLVHTHGDHRIAMSHLILGMAAQEPVEIDEPGMIATSFPGFADMMRGLGGDLVEA; encoded by the coding sequence ATGACGGCGGCTGGACTGAAGAGCACGCCCGGCGGGGCCTTGCGAGGGACCGTTCGGGCTCCCGGCGACAAGTCAATTTCGCACCGTTCGATGATCCTCGGCGCCCTGGCCTCGGGGACCACCACGGTGGAGGGTCTGCTGGAGGGCGCCGACGTTCTGGCGACCGCCCAGGCCATGCGCAGCTTCGGCGCGCGGGTCGAGCAGGAGGGCGTCGGCCGCTGGCGGATCGAGGGCCAGGGCGGCTTCGTCGAGCCGTCGGACGTGGTCGACTGCGGCAACGCCGGCACCGGCGTGCGCCTGATCATGGGCGCGGCGGCGGGCTTTGCGCTGTGCGCCACCTTCACCGGCGACAATTCGCTACGCTCGCGTCCGATGGGCCGGGTGCTGGACCCGCTGGCCCGGATGGGCGCCACGTGGCTGGGTCGCGACAAGGGCCGTCTGCCCCTGACCTTGAAGGGCGGCAACCTGCGCGGCCTGAACTACACCCTGCCCATGGCCTCGGCCCAGGTGAAGTCGGCCGTTCTGCTGGCCGGCCTGCACGCCGAGGGCGGCGTCGAGGTGATCGAGCCCGAAGCCACCCGCGACCATACCGAGCGCATGCTGCGGGCCTTCGGGGCCGAGGTGATCGTCGAGGATCGCGCCAGCGGCGACCACACCGTGCGCCACATCCGCCTGCCCGCCGGCCAGAAGCTGACCGGAACCCACGTGGCCGTGCCGGGCGATCCGTCGTCGGCGGCCTTCCCGTTGGTGGCCGGCCTGATCGTGCCCGGCTCGGAAGTGACGGTCGAGGGCGTGATGCTCAACGAGCTGCGCACGGGCCTGTTCACGACCCTGCAGGAGATGGGCGCGGATCTGGTGATCTCGAACGTCCGCGAGGCCAGCGGCGAGCAGGTCGGCGACATCACCGCCCGCTACTCCCCGAACATGAAGGGCGTGGTCGTGCCGCCCGAGCGCGCGCCGGCGATGATCGACGAATATCCGATCCTGGCCGTGGCCGCGGCCTTCGCCGAAGGCTCGACCGTGATGCGCGGCATCGGCGAGATGCGGGTCAAGGAAAGCGACCGCATCGCCCTGACGGCGGCCGGGCTGAAGGCCTGCGGCGTCACGGTCGAGGAAGAGCCCGAGGGCATGACCGTCATCGGCACGGCGCGCGGCAATCATCCGGTGCGCGGCGGCGGCCTGGTCCACACCCACGGCGATCACCGCATCGCCATGAGCCACCTGATCCTGGGCATGGCCGCGCAGGAGCCCGTCGAGATCGACGAGCCCGGCATGATCGCCACCAGCTTCCCCGGGTTCGCCGACATGATGCGCGGCCTGGGCGGCGACCTGGTCGAGGCCTAG
- the cmk gene encoding (d)CMP kinase, with translation MAFVIAVDGPAASGKGTVASRLAELYGYPMLDTGLLYRAVGVRLLTADGDLDDAIAAEAAARGLDLAELERPDVRTRQAGEAASRVAVHPGVRAALFDLQRDFAAREPGSVIDGRDIGTVIAPEAPAKLFVTASPEVRADRRWKQLTGQGESVTFDEILADIRKRDERDSGRASAPLTQAADAVLLDTSEMTISQAFDAARRIVETARARWGNPKG, from the coding sequence GTGGCCTTCGTCATCGCCGTCGACGGTCCCGCCGCCTCGGGCAAGGGCACGGTCGCCTCGCGCCTGGCCGAGCTCTACGGCTATCCGATGCTGGACACCGGCCTGCTCTACCGGGCGGTCGGGGTGCGGTTGCTGACCGCCGACGGCGATCTGGACGACGCGATCGCCGCCGAGGCCGCCGCGCGCGGTCTGGACCTGGCCGAGCTGGAACGCCCCGACGTCCGCACCCGCCAGGCCGGCGAAGCCGCCAGCCGCGTCGCCGTGCATCCCGGCGTTCGCGCGGCCCTGTTCGACCTGCAGCGCGACTTCGCCGCCCGCGAGCCCGGCAGCGTGATCGACGGCCGCGACATCGGCACGGTCATCGCCCCCGAGGCCCCGGCCAAGCTGTTCGTCACCGCCAGCCCCGAGGTCCGCGCCGACCGGCGCTGGAAACAGCTGACGGGCCAGGGCGAAAGCGTCACCTTCGACGAGATCCTGGCCGACATCCGCAAGCGCGACGAGCGCGACAGCGGCCGCGCTTCGGCGCCGTTGACGCAGGCCGCCGACGCCGTCTTGCTTGATACGTCGGAAATGACTATATCCCAGGCCTTCGATGCGGCCCGCCGCATCGTCGAGACGGCGCGCGCCCGGTGGGGAAACCCCAAGGGCTAA
- the rpsA gene encoding 30S ribosomal protein S1, whose translation MADDMSFNPTRDDFEALLNDSMGGRDFQEGTVVKGIVVGIEKDFAIIDVGLKTEGRVPQKEFGVDETGKPTIKVGDSVEVFLERLENALGEAVISREKAKREEAWTRLEGVYAKNEPVLGAIVGRVKGGFTVDLGGASAFLPGSQVDIRPVRDVGPLMGKEQPFAILKMDRPRGNIVVSRRAILEEARAEQRTELVSQLQEGEIREGVVKNITDYGAFVDLGGIDGLLHVTDMSWKRVNHPSQVLAVGDTVKVQIVKINPDTQRISLGMKQLQSDPWDGVEAKYPVGAKFTGRITNITDYGAFVELEAGVEGLVHVSEMSWTKKNVHPGKIVSTSQEVDVVVLDVDPSKRRVSLGLKQALANPWDSFLETHPVGSTVEGEVKNATEFGLFIGLDNDIDGMVHLSDIDWSASGEEAMARYKKGDIVKAKVLDVDVEKERISLGIKQLGGDPMSGDTYRKGQTVTVTVTEVTTGGIEVRFGEDEALMTAFIRKSDLSRDRQEQRPERFAVGDRVDAQITNIDKAARRVSMSIKSLEMAEEKEAIEQFGSSDSGASLGDILGAALRERATKD comes from the coding sequence ATGGCTGACGATATGAGCTTCAACCCGACGCGCGACGATTTCGAAGCGCTGCTGAACGATTCCATGGGCGGCCGCGACTTCCAGGAAGGCACCGTCGTCAAGGGTATCGTTGTCGGGATCGAGAAGGACTTCGCGATCATCGACGTCGGTCTGAAGACCGAAGGTCGCGTTCCGCAGAAGGAATTCGGCGTCGACGAAACCGGCAAGCCCACCATCAAGGTCGGCGACTCGGTCGAAGTCTTCCTGGAACGCCTGGAAAACGCCCTGGGCGAAGCGGTCATCAGCCGCGAAAAGGCCAAGCGCGAAGAAGCCTGGACCCGTCTGGAAGGCGTCTACGCCAAGAACGAACCCGTGCTCGGCGCCATCGTCGGTCGCGTCAAGGGCGGCTTCACCGTCGACCTGGGCGGCGCCTCGGCGTTCCTGCCCGGCTCGCAGGTCGACATCCGCCCGGTGCGCGACGTCGGCCCGCTCATGGGCAAGGAACAGCCCTTCGCCATCCTCAAGATGGACCGTCCGCGCGGCAACATCGTCGTCTCGCGTCGCGCCATCCTGGAAGAAGCCCGCGCCGAGCAGCGCACCGAACTGGTGTCGCAGCTGCAAGAGGGTGAAATCCGCGAAGGCGTCGTCAAGAACATCACCGACTACGGTGCGTTCGTCGACCTGGGCGGCATCGACGGCCTGCTGCACGTCACCGACATGAGCTGGAAGCGCGTCAACCACCCGAGCCAAGTGCTCGCCGTGGGCGACACCGTGAAGGTCCAGATCGTCAAGATCAACCCGGACACCCAGCGCATCAGCCTCGGCATGAAGCAGCTGCAGTCGGATCCGTGGGATGGTGTCGAAGCCAAGTACCCGGTCGGCGCCAAGTTCACGGGCCGCATCACCAACATCACCGACTACGGCGCGTTTGTTGAGCTGGAAGCCGGCGTTGAAGGCCTGGTCCACGTCTCGGAAATGTCCTGGACCAAGAAGAACGTCCACCCCGGCAAGATCGTCTCGACCTCGCAAGAAGTCGACGTGGTCGTGCTGGACGTCGATCCGTCCAAGCGCCGCGTTTCGCTGGGCCTGAAGCAAGCCCTGGCCAACCCGTGGGATTCGTTCCTCGAAACCCACCCGGTCGGCTCGACCGTCGAAGGCGAAGTCAAGAACGCGACCGAATTTGGTCTGTTCATCGGCCTCGACAACGACATCGACGGCATGGTGCACCTGTCGGACATCGACTGGAGCGCGTCGGGCGAAGAAGCCATGGCTCGCTACAAGAAGGGCGACATCGTCAAGGCGAAGGTCTTGGACGTCGACGTCGAGAAGGAACGCATCTCGCTGGGCATCAAGCAGCTGGGCGGCGATCCGATGTCGGGCGACACCTACCGCAAGGGCCAGACCGTCACCGTGACCGTGACGGAAGTCACCACCGGCGGCATCGAAGTGCGCTTCGGTGAAGACGAAGCCCTGATGACCGCGTTCATCCGCAAGTCGGACCTGTCGCGCGACCGTCAGGAACAGCGCCCCGAGCGCTTCGCCGTGGGTGACCGCGTCGACGCTCAGATCACCAACATCGACAAGGCGGCTCGCCGCGTTTCGATGTCGATCAAGTCGCTGGAAATGGCCGAAGAGAAGGAAGCCATCGAGCAGTTCGGCTCGTCGGACTCCGGCGCTTCGCTGGGCGACATCCTCGGCGCGGCCCTGCGCGAGCGGGCCACCAAGGACTAA
- a CDS encoding integration host factor subunit beta, with the protein MIKSELIARLANENPHLTQKDVERVVGVILERMIGALEDGGRVELRGFGALSVRSRPARAGRNPRTGETVDVRAKHVPFFKSGKELRGRLNADE; encoded by the coding sequence ATGATCAAGTCCGAACTCATCGCCAGGCTCGCGAACGAGAATCCGCACCTGACCCAGAAGGATGTCGAGCGTGTTGTCGGCGTCATTCTTGAACGCATGATCGGTGCGCTCGAGGACGGAGGCCGCGTCGAGCTCCGCGGCTTCGGCGCCCTGTCGGTGCGCTCGCGCCCGGCCCGCGCCGGTCGCAATCCTCGCACCGGCGAGACCGTCGACGTCCGCGCCAAGCACGTGCCGTTCTTCAAGAGCGGCAAGGAACTGCGCGGCCGCCTGAACGCCGACGAATAG
- the mscL gene encoding large-conductance mechanosensitive channel protein MscL, producing MSILKEFREFIARGNVIDLAVGVIIGAAFNGIVKSLVDQVIMPPIGLLMGGLDFSKLEWVLKPEDPATTAVEKVAIQYGAFINTVIQFLIVAAVVFLLVKLVNQIRRADAEDPAPEAPPAPTPQEKLLTEIRDLLARPKA from the coding sequence ATGAGCATCCTCAAGGAATTTCGCGAGTTCATCGCGCGCGGCAACGTCATCGACCTGGCCGTCGGCGTGATCATCGGCGCGGCCTTCAACGGCATCGTCAAGAGCCTGGTCGACCAGGTGATCATGCCGCCGATCGGCCTGCTGATGGGCGGGCTGGACTTCTCCAAGCTGGAATGGGTGCTCAAGCCCGAGGACCCGGCGACGACCGCGGTCGAGAAGGTGGCCATCCAGTACGGCGCCTTCATCAACACCGTGATCCAGTTCCTGATCGTGGCGGCGGTGGTGTTCCTGCTGGTCAAGCTGGTCAACCAGATCCGCCGCGCCGACGCCGAGGACCCCGCGCCGGAAGCGCCGCCCGCCCCGACGCCGCAGGAAAAGCTGCTGACCGAGATCCGCGACCTGCTGGCCAGGCCGAAGGCCTGA
- a CDS encoding flavin monoamine oxidase family protein, producing the protein MTEVDVAIIGAGAAGLAAAATLASSPLNVVVLEAQGRIGGRAHTVPLAGLSLDLGCEWLHSADHNPLVDRIAASGLTIDKTPPPWAHPEATANFTAEERQAYGLAFAALDERVEAAAREAGDRPVSALLEPGDRWTPLLNAFSAYYNGEAFDQVSVQDYAAYDDSEQNWRVAEGYGAGIVGLAPAGVRILSDCPVSLLRHDGPRLSLETPRGVVQARAAIVCVSTAVLAAGALRILPELPAKLAAAEGLPLGLADKVFLSLHEPEAFAVESMVFGATDRTATGSYHMRPLGRPIIEAFFGGAHARALEAEGPGASAAFAIEELVGVFGSGLRDRVSVLAKTAWASDPWARGSYSHALPGRAGERAVLAAPVDGRLFFAGEACSAHSFSTAHGAWETGERAAREVLAALGS; encoded by the coding sequence ATGACCGAAGTCGACGTCGCCATCATCGGCGCCGGAGCCGCCGGCCTGGCCGCCGCCGCGACCCTGGCGAGTTCGCCGCTGAACGTCGTGGTGCTGGAGGCCCAGGGCCGGATCGGCGGCCGGGCCCACACCGTCCCGCTGGCCGGTCTGTCGCTGGACCTGGGCTGCGAGTGGCTGCACTCGGCCGACCACAACCCCCTGGTCGACAGGATCGCCGCCTCGGGCCTGACCATCGACAAGACCCCGCCGCCCTGGGCCCATCCCGAAGCCACCGCCAATTTCACGGCCGAAGAGCGTCAGGCCTATGGCCTGGCCTTCGCGGCTCTGGACGAACGCGTGGAGGCGGCGGCGCGCGAGGCGGGCGACCGGCCGGTCTCCGCGCTGCTGGAGCCCGGCGACCGCTGGACCCCGCTGCTGAACGCCTTCAGCGCCTATTACAACGGCGAGGCGTTCGACCAGGTCTCGGTCCAGGACTACGCCGCCTATGACGACAGCGAGCAGAACTGGCGAGTCGCCGAGGGCTATGGCGCCGGGATCGTGGGCCTGGCGCCGGCCGGCGTGCGGATCCTCAGTGACTGTCCCGTCTCGCTGCTGCGCCACGACGGGCCGCGCCTGAGCCTGGAGACGCCCCGAGGGGTGGTCCAGGCCCGGGCGGCCATCGTCTGCGTCTCCACGGCCGTCCTGGCGGCCGGAGCCTTGCGCATCCTGCCCGAGCTGCCCGCCAAGCTGGCCGCCGCCGAGGGCCTGCCCCTAGGCTTGGCCGACAAGGTGTTTCTGAGCCTGCACGAACCCGAGGCGTTCGCGGTGGAGTCGATGGTCTTCGGCGCGACCGACCGGACGGCGACGGGCTCCTATCACATGCGCCCGCTGGGCCGGCCGATCATCGAGGCCTTCTTCGGCGGGGCCCATGCCCGCGCCCTGGAGGCCGAGGGGCCCGGCGCCTCGGCGGCGTTCGCGATCGAGGAGCTGGTTGGGGTCTTCGGCTCGGGCCTGCGTGATCGGGTGTCGGTGCTGGCCAAGACGGCCTGGGCCAGCGACCCGTGGGCGCGGGGCTCGTACTCCCATGCCCTGCCTGGACGGGCCGGCGAGCGCGCCGTCCTGGCCGCGCCGGTGGACGGTCGTCTGTTCTTCGCCGGCGAAGCCTGCTCGGCCCATTCGTTCTCGACGGCCCATGGCGCGTGGGAGACGGGCGAAAGGGCGGCGCGGGAAGTGCTGGCGGCGCTCGGCTCTTAA